A single genomic interval of Lentimicrobium saccharophilum harbors:
- a CDS encoding AIM24 family protein, with product MAFCGNCGTRLKDGAVFCHECGARQDAGAAPPVRQTMQPPSAPPPPVYQAPPPPPPATAVTGAIKFSVEEKQMLKMVKVEMQNTMFRCESGAMYYMQGNLQIESKMPSAGGLLKSMVTKETAFKPTISGTGTVYLEPSFGEFTIMDLKNETWILDKGAYYASEMGIEVGLWTNKAISGLFSGEGFFQTQVSGTGKVIVVSNGPLEEINLVNDRLVVDGSFAIARTAGIDFTVNKATKGLFSSWTSGEGIVNTFTGTGKVLIAPAANRHVTMMNYLGSIYRRVIAIKNS from the coding sequence ATGGCTTTTTGTGGAAATTGCGGAACCCGTCTGAAAGACGGCGCCGTTTTTTGTCATGAATGCGGAGCACGGCAGGATGCCGGAGCAGCACCACCCGTCAGGCAAACCATGCAACCCCCTTCAGCTCCGCCCCCGCCCGTGTATCAGGCCCCACCACCTCCGCCACCCGCCACGGCAGTAACAGGCGCGATAAAATTCAGCGTTGAAGAGAAACAGATGCTGAAAATGGTGAAGGTTGAGATGCAGAACACGATGTTCCGCTGCGAATCGGGCGCCATGTACTACATGCAGGGCAACCTTCAGATAGAATCAAAAATGCCCTCGGCCGGTGGGTTGCTCAAATCAATGGTGACAAAAGAAACAGCTTTTAAGCCCACCATCAGCGGAACCGGAACAGTTTATCTGGAACCAAGTTTCGGAGAGTTTACCATTATGGATCTTAAGAATGAAACCTGGATCCTGGACAAAGGCGCTTATTATGCTTCGGAAATGGGCATAGAAGTCGGCCTCTGGACCAACAAGGCCATCAGCGGGCTGTTTTCGGGTGAGGGATTTTTCCAGACGCAGGTTTCAGGGACGGGCAAAGTGATTGTGGTCTCCAACGGCCCGCTTGAAGAAATTAACCTGGTAAATGACCGGCTGGTGGTTGACGGTTCCTTCGCCATTGCACGCACGGCAGGTATTGATTTTACCGTGAATAAAGCGACCAAGGGCCTCTTTTCATCCTGGACATCGGGCGAGGGCATCGTGAATACCTTTACCGGCACCGGCAAGGTGCTGATTGCCCCTGCCGCAAACCGTCATGTTACCATGATGAACTACCTGGGATCGATTTACCGCAGGGTGATTGCGATAAAGAATTCATAA
- a CDS encoding Tll0287-like domain-containing protein → MRKLLSGISFLLLFVLISCNQSNQPGNSDSRGFDTTAFIQLGDSITVAVQQVLLSNVMLATKAGGAGHAVAFCNERAMALTDSLALKYNCRIQRISDKYRNPANKPGEKEAALLKKLGSLNAASPLIFNEDSALIYYKPIRVAMPACLSCHGAAGKDILPGTLEVIRQQYPGDLATGYKEGDFRGLWKITFTKE, encoded by the coding sequence ATGAGAAAACTACTTTCCGGCATCTCTTTCCTGCTTCTGTTTGTTCTTATTTCCTGCAATCAATCAAATCAGCCTGGCAATTCAGACAGCAGGGGATTTGATACCACTGCTTTTATACAGCTTGGCGATTCAATTACGGTGGCTGTTCAACAGGTCTTACTGTCAAACGTGATGCTTGCCACTAAAGCCGGAGGGGCAGGCCACGCGGTCGCTTTCTGTAACGAACGTGCCATGGCGCTTACCGATTCACTTGCGCTGAAATATAACTGCAGGATTCAGAGGATATCTGATAAATACCGCAATCCCGCCAATAAGCCCGGCGAAAAAGAAGCGGCCCTGCTGAAAAAATTGGGTTCTTTAAACGCTGCATCGCCCTTGATCTTTAACGAAGACAGTGCCCTGATTTATTACAAACCCATCAGGGTGGCGATGCCGGCCTGTCTCAGTTGCCATGGAGCAGCGGGGAAAGACATCCTGCCCGGAACACTTGAAGTTATCAGGCAGCAATATCCCGGTGACCTGGCAACAGGTTATAAAGAAGGTGATTTCCGCGGATTATGGAAAATCACCTTCACGAAAGAATAA